A window of Xylophilus sp. GW821-FHT01B05 contains these coding sequences:
- a CDS encoding alpha/beta hydrolase, with translation MPYDPSVLTPKMRGVIDAMERARRPPLHTLSPAAARKAYAAGAGVLEISRPALPRVENFTIPARDGHALPARLYAPTVGTALPLLLYTHGGGFTIGSIETHDTLCRELARQAGCMVVSIDYRLAPEHKFPTAAHDAWDALAWIAANAATLGADATRLAVGGDSAGGTLAAVNAVLARDAGLRLALQLLIYPGTTAHQDTPSHQRFAEGYVLGEASITWFFDQYVRNRADRDDWRFAPLNADDVDGVAPAWICLAECDPLVDEGVAYADKLRAAGVPVDLEIYRGVTHEFIKMGRTIPEALAAHADAARALRQAFFGD, from the coding sequence ATGCCCTACGACCCTTCCGTCCTGACCCCGAAGATGCGTGGCGTGATCGACGCCATGGAGCGTGCCCGCCGCCCGCCGCTGCACACGCTGTCACCCGCCGCTGCCAGAAAAGCCTACGCCGCCGGTGCCGGCGTGCTCGAAATCTCCCGCCCGGCGCTGCCGCGCGTAGAGAACTTCACCATCCCCGCCCGCGACGGCCATGCCTTGCCGGCACGCCTGTACGCGCCCACGGTGGGCACAGCGCTGCCGCTGCTGCTCTACACCCACGGCGGCGGCTTCACCATCGGCAGCATCGAGACGCACGACACGCTGTGCCGCGAGCTGGCGCGGCAGGCCGGCTGCATGGTGGTCTCCATTGACTACCGGTTGGCGCCTGAGCACAAATTCCCGACGGCGGCCCACGACGCCTGGGACGCGCTGGCCTGGATCGCCGCGAACGCCGCCACGCTCGGCGCCGACGCCACGCGGCTTGCGGTGGGCGGCGACAGTGCCGGCGGCACGCTGGCCGCGGTCAACGCCGTCCTGGCGCGCGACGCCGGCCTGCGCCTGGCACTGCAGTTGCTGATCTACCCCGGCACGACCGCACACCAGGACACACCCTCGCACCAGCGCTTCGCCGAAGGTTATGTGTTGGGCGAGGCATCGATCACCTGGTTCTTCGACCAATACGTGCGCAACCGCGCCGACCGCGACGACTGGCGCTTCGCCCCGCTCAACGCGGACGACGTCGACGGTGTCGCGCCCGCCTGGATCTGCCTGGCCGAATGCGATCCGCTGGTGGACGAGGGCGTGGCCTACGCCGACAAGCTGCGCGCCGCAGGCGTACCGGTAGACCTGGAGATCTACCGCGGCGTAACCCACGAATTCATCAAGATGGGCCGCACCATCCCCGAGGCATTGGCCGCCCATGCCGATGCAGCGCGCGCGCTGCGCCAGGCCTTTTTCGGAGACTGA
- a CDS encoding YbgC/FadM family acyl-CoA thioesterase, whose translation MSTANTTTRSVRGDFRFSHRLRVRWAEIDMQKIVFNAHYLMYFDTAVSDYWRALALPYESAMHLLGGDLYVKKATVEYHASARIDDRLDVALRCARIGTSSMTFMGAIFRDGTLLIECELIYVFADPATQTSRPVPPALRALLQDFEAGATVTEVRTGTWDALGEHAASVRTEVFVQEQAIPAEEEWDADDATAVHAVVYNRLGQPLATGRLLQYAEGVGRIGRMAVIRALRGAQLGRAVLDALVAQARARGDHEVILHAQRSAEGFYARAGFTPVGEPFDEVGIPHIGMQRRL comes from the coding sequence ATGAGCACCGCCAACACCACCACCCGATCCGTACGGGGCGACTTCCGCTTCAGCCACCGCCTGCGCGTGCGTTGGGCTGAGATCGACATGCAGAAGATCGTCTTCAATGCGCACTACCTGATGTATTTCGACACCGCCGTGTCCGACTACTGGCGTGCGCTGGCTTTGCCTTATGAGTCGGCCATGCACTTGCTGGGGGGCGACCTGTATGTGAAGAAGGCCACGGTCGAGTACCACGCCTCGGCCCGCATCGATGACCGCCTGGACGTGGCGCTGCGCTGCGCGCGCATCGGCACCAGTTCCATGACATTTATGGGCGCGATCTTCCGGGACGGCACGCTGCTGATCGAATGCGAGCTGATCTACGTCTTCGCCGACCCGGCCACGCAAACTTCGCGGCCGGTGCCTCCTGCGCTGCGCGCCCTCCTGCAGGACTTCGAGGCCGGTGCCACCGTGACCGAGGTCCGTACTGGCACATGGGACGCGCTGGGCGAGCATGCCGCCAGCGTGCGCACCGAGGTCTTTGTGCAGGAGCAGGCCATTCCGGCCGAAGAAGAGTGGGACGCCGATGACGCCACGGCCGTGCACGCCGTGGTCTACAACCGCCTGGGCCAGCCGCTGGCTACCGGCCGCCTGCTGCAGTACGCCGAGGGTGTGGGGCGTATCGGCCGCATGGCAGTGATCCGCGCCTTGCGCGGCGCCCAACTGGGCCGGGCCGTGCTCGATGCACTGGTGGCGCAGGCACGGGCGCGCGGGGACCATGAGGTGATCCTGCACGCCCAGCGCAGCGCAGAGGGCTTTTATGCGCGGGCCGGTTTCACGCCGGTGGGCGAGCCCTTCGACGAGGTCGGCATCCCCCACATCGGCATGCAGCGGCGCCTGTAG
- the mdtD gene encoding multidrug transporter subunit MdtD — MSRFASHKALLWIVATGFFMQTLDTTIVNTALPSMARALGVSPLALQPVVVAYTLTMALLTPASGWLADRFGTRRVYFAAILIFTLGSLCCASATTLNQLILARVLQGLGGSMLLPIGRLAVLRTVTGEQYVSALAMISVAGQVGPIVGPTLGGWFVQAVSWHWIFLINVPIGLVGLLAVWRHLPDDALPDTPAFDLAGYGLLALGMVGFSLALDAHLGAHAWFWSGGLLLLSLAAVLLYVPYARRRSDPLFRLSLFREPNFSVGLIGNLVCRVGSSAVPFLLPLLMQLELGYSPLQSGLMLLPAALAGVVAKSWIAPLVRRYGYEAFLLVNTVVVGLSITAFALISSATPLALEIAILAIFGASNSMQFAAMNSVTLKGLSIKDAASGNSLFSMVQMLAIGLGVSIGGGLVQAMGSHVDSAITAFRISFVCVGVITLASALVFRRLGKTPRALPAA, encoded by the coding sequence ATGAGTCGGTTTGCATCCCACAAGGCCCTGCTGTGGATCGTGGCCACGGGTTTCTTCATGCAGACCCTGGACACGACCATCGTCAACACGGCCCTGCCGTCGATGGCGCGTGCGCTTGGCGTATCGCCCTTGGCGCTGCAGCCGGTGGTGGTGGCCTACACCCTGACCATGGCGCTGCTCACACCCGCCTCGGGCTGGCTCGCCGACCGCTTCGGTACGCGCAGGGTGTACTTCGCCGCCATCCTGATCTTTACGCTGGGCTCGCTCTGCTGCGCCAGCGCGACCACGCTGAACCAGCTGATCCTGGCGCGCGTGCTGCAAGGCCTGGGCGGCTCCATGCTGCTGCCGATCGGGCGCCTGGCGGTGCTGCGCACGGTGACTGGCGAGCAGTATGTGTCGGCCCTGGCCATGATCTCGGTCGCCGGCCAGGTCGGCCCTATCGTCGGGCCGACGCTGGGCGGCTGGTTTGTGCAGGCGGTGTCCTGGCACTGGATCTTTCTCATCAACGTGCCCATTGGCCTGGTCGGACTGCTGGCGGTATGGCGCCACCTGCCCGACGACGCGCTGCCCGATACGCCGGCCTTCGACCTCGCAGGCTATGGCCTGCTGGCGCTGGGCATGGTGGGCTTCTCGCTGGCGCTGGATGCGCATTTGGGCGCGCACGCCTGGTTCTGGTCCGGCGGCCTGCTGCTGCTCAGCCTGGCCGCCGTGCTGCTGTATGTGCCCTATGCGCGGCGGCGCAGCGATCCGCTGTTCCGGCTGTCGCTGTTTCGTGAGCCTAACTTCAGCGTGGGCCTGATCGGCAACCTGGTCTGCCGCGTCGGCTCGTCCGCCGTGCCCTTTCTGCTGCCACTGTTGATGCAGTTGGAGCTGGGCTACAGCCCGCTGCAATCGGGCCTGATGCTGCTGCCCGCGGCATTGGCCGGCGTCGTGGCCAAGAGCTGGATCGCGCCCTTGGTCAGGCGCTATGGCTATGAGGCGTTTCTGCTGGTGAACACGGTGGTGGTGGGCTTGTCGATCACTGCCTTTGCACTGATCTCGTCGGCCACGCCGCTGGCGCTGGAAATCGCCATCCTGGCCATCTTCGGCGCCAGCAACTCGATGCAGTTCGCGGCCATGAACAGCGTCACGCTCAAGGGGCTGTCCATAAAGGACGCGGCTAGCGGCAACAGCCTGTTCTCCATGGTGCAGATGCTGGCCATCGGGCTGGGCGTGTCCATCGGCGGCGGGCTGGTGCAGGCCATGGGCAGCCATGTGGACTCCGCCATCACGGCCTTCCGCATCAGCTTTGTCTGCGTGGGCGTGATCACGCTGGCCTCGGCGCTGGTGTTTCGCCGCCTGGGCAAGACTCCGCGGGCCCTGCCAGCCGCCTGA